A segment of the Bactrocera neohumeralis isolate Rockhampton chromosome 3, APGP_CSIRO_Bneo_wtdbg2-racon-allhic-juicebox.fasta_v2, whole genome shotgun sequence genome:
gttgcgtccaacagcatctttgaaaaatacggtccaatgattccaccagcgtacaaaccacaccaaacagtgcatttttcgggatgcatgggcagttcttgaacggcttctggttgctcttcaccccaaatgcggcaattttgcttatttacgtagccattcaaccagaaatgagcctcatcgctgaacaaaaataaatcggacgtaaagcgcgaaacacatttcgaaccgaacactgattttggtaataaaattcaatgatttgcaagcgttgctcgttagtaagtctattcatgatgaaatgtcaaagcatactgagcatctttctctttgacaccatgtctgaaatcccacgtgatctgtcaaatactaatgcatgaaaatcctaacctcaaaaaaatcacccgatatatggacaaatgtgcgaccgcttggtcttttgaCATGATATCaaaaagtttaatgaccaaagcaaatatttatttaagtatataaatatacatatgtatgtcgtaccaaacctatataaaatgcatatttaggtagtaatataaatcttattgtattattattatatatttgcaaagattttatgcaattcatcataaaatagctcaatcttaaaatatatacatacttatgtacacacttatgtgctttcataacaaatatatgtacatacatatgtataccgatctataaattatacGCGCATAGTAAAAAagggaatctgtaagcgtacaaattaacatattttttcccattggCTCTAATAACTACTCAGTTCTGTTATTGTCGTGCCCCTGATGTTAAATGGTGAaatgcgctaataattttctgtggtgaaatgcacccaTCCAAAACAggtaatatcccaaaattgaaatatccctaaattctcggcgtcgtgaaccttctctataatatacgttctctggaaAGAGTACCCCTTCTTTTgcggtgaaatccactaatacaaaagagtacccctccaaaaaatgaaatatcgtaagtttggcaacgcggtgaaccttctctatattaaacGTTCTCTGCTAAAACAGCTGTGATAATGTGATAAATTTACCTACTAACAAACAGATGGCGCTAAATCAGGTTCGAGCAGGGAAATTTTGATTAGATTAGCTTCAAAACTTCTTAGAGACAACGAGATTAGCAAGTGCCATTTTAGTATGGAGAAATCTCGCTAAAAATTATCTCAATAATCTACTCAATTTCCTAATTAAGTTTCGGCCGGAACATGGTAATAGTGAATAGATTAAATGTTATCTAAATCATTAAACATTTTGATCGTGTTACAGATTTGTgagatacataaatacattaaaCCTTTTAAGGAGAGGACCTTATTTATTCTCTActtatctcgattagttttaggcgaTAAAAATAATCGTTAGCTGAACATAACTATTATAAACTGGAGCAGCATGTTGTGAGAgtatataaaatgatatttttaagtaaattatatactttaaaataattgctACTGTCTTTTTAGTTATATGTCGCGGGAATTTGGACGCAAAAATCGTTAATATCAATGtcgataattttttgttgataaatatATCGAATTGTACAGTCGATATATCGTTCCATATTTATTGGTTTTGTTTACCAAATCAATAAATAAGTTGTCAAACTCCACAGCTGATTTGGGTGCTAGCTCAGGTCGATTTAAGTAAAAATGTCTTCATATTGAGGGCGTGGAATAAATAGGGAGTTAATATATTCATAAACGATGTTAATTATTAAGTAGACGAAACTGTGACAAAACTATTTTAAGATATGTTACCAACATTAACCACATATACCCGACTGGATGGTCCAAAACCTTTATTCCGCGTTccttttggaagaattgcatTTGCAGTTGTAAGTCTGCCACTTGGcagttttgcattttgtgtaaTTTGGTCGTTAATCTTTGAATTTGAACGCTCAACTTCAACGCACTGTGATGTACCTAATTATTTACCCTCCATATCGGCAGCCATTGGAAATTATGAACCACAAAAAACCGTTTGGCGCTTAGCGATTACAATGCAGTTACCTTTTCGAATAGCTGTTGTCAAAATGTACATGCAATACTATAAGGATACAATAAGGCGTAATCGACGTGTATATGCTATTTTAGCATGTTTGCTAAATATGGTGGAGAATTTTGCGCTCTTAAGTTTGTCCTTGTGGACATCGTTAGATAATTATCCGATACATCGAAATTCtttcgttgtttttattgcctGCAGTGAGATGTATATGCTTATATCTTACTTTCTGAACAAAAATGGACGTAAGATATCGCTCTTGCCTATGGAAGAGAAATCATTATTGTacaaaagaaatttgtttataacaaaTGTAACTGCTTTCATTTTGGCTGGTTACTGCTTCTTGCGGCATAATTCGTCTTGTGAGCCGGGCGGTAAGttgtaatttaaatgaaatgtcatgaaataataaatgtactttgtattttcttatttaGTTTACACGTTTTTTGCGCTTTTCGAGTATGTCGTTGTACTAACGAATATGGCTTACCATATGACTGCATACTGGGATTTCCATGCTATGCATGTTACTTTTGACTGGGAACGAGGGCTTTACTTAtctcaattttaattaattgtattaATTGCAATAGTATATGTTTTTTTACTCTCGCACCACAAGTGCAAGTTTACATAagtatacgcatatatagtacatatatgcatatattaagtCAAAGGATTACTTAACTTTACCTTaatgaaaaacttattttttacacaatcGTTAGTAGTgagttaaaataataaacaaattaatgcaCGCTCAAAAcagtgcacatacatatgtacgtgctttGTATGTTATATTTTGCTCAAAATACTTTTAGTGCTAAAATCATATAAGTAGATAGCAATAATAAATCTATCTGAGATATTAGATatactttattgtttttaattttgagaaaacaTTGTAGGTAAATTCTAACCCAAGCCACAAAAACAGTATCACTAAAGTCTAATGTATATCAAATGTATagcttaaacaaaattattaatgaGTGATTAGCAATATAGAGTATTAATGTATTATCATGTTTCATAAATTCGAACTAAATCATCCAGAGTGATTTTGTATCCAGTAACTGGGCAAGTGGAACGTTCTTTTAAGTGGGAAATTATACATTTCCAGCAGTACACATATCCAGATATGCTGCACGCGGTGGGTGTTTCAATTTTCATGAGACACACCGGGCAATCACCCTTTGGTGGAATATTCTCTTTGGACATGTCAGGTTTATTTTTGAATGGCAGTGGATTTTTTAAAGTTCCTCCTATTTTACGGCGCTGATCATTAGAATACCACCATTGAATGAATTGCAGAAAGAATGCAAAAACTTCGAGTAACTTGAGAAATACATAGGTGATCTTATCGTCTTTTGGTGGTTCGTTAGGATACCTCAATGATAAATTTAATGCTCGAAAGATAGGAGAGTGGCTTCcggaatattttattagatataAAAAGGTGTGTATTGCTTTAGAAGCATGGTACGCACGTAAAACATTCAACATATGTCGCTCCCAAATTGAAATATCTTCGTGATGAGCGCTGCGTGTTTTTAATTTCCGCTCTAAAACTGGCATTAATGTTAAGATACTGGCAGATATCAGTTTCTGCTGTCGCGTCATTAATTCACCTGATGTCATTCCTGTTCGTTGCAAACCATAGAAACTTTCTCCAAATGAAGCGCCTCTGTTgcggaaatataaatattggagTACCCATGTCAATATAGGTGACACCTCTCCTTTTAACCTGTATGCACCTAAAAGCTTAAAGTCCACTCCAAGATTAAggtaatcaaatattttactaaGTGCAGGATAGATAAGAGAATC
Coding sequences within it:
- the LOC126754053 gene encoding post-GPI attachment to proteins factor 2; its protein translation is MLPTLTTYTRLDGPKPLFRVPFGRIAFAVVSLPLGSFAFCVIWSLIFEFERSTSTHCDVPNYLPSISAAIGNYEPQKTVWRLAITMQLPFRIAVVKMYMQYYKDTIRRNRRVYAILACLLNMVENFALLSLSLWTSLDNYPIHRNSFVVFIACSEMYMLISYFLNKNGRKISLLPMEEKSLLYKRNLFITNVTAFILAGYCFLRHNSSCEPGVYTFFALFEYVVVLTNMAYHMTAYWDFHAMHVTFDWERGLYLSQF
- the LOC126754050 gene encoding peroxisome assembly protein 12 → MSESANLRQNLQNIPSIFEISAAETLDSLIYPALSKIFDYLNLGVDFKLLGAYRLKGEVSPILTWVLQYLYFRNRGASFGESFYGLQRTGMTSGELMTRQQKLISASILTLMPVLERKLKTRSAHHEDISIWERHMLNVLRAYHASKAIHTFLYLIKYSGSHSPIFRALNLSLRYPNEPPKDDKITYVFLKLLEVFAFFLQFIQWWYSNDQRRKIGGTLKNPLPFKNKPDMSKENIPPKGDCPVCLMKIETPTACSISGYVYCWKCIISHLKERSTCPVTGYKITLDDLVRIYET